Below is a genomic region from Bacillus thermozeamaize.
TCCACCAACTGGACCGCCAATTGCAGTTCTTTTTCTTGCAGATTTTCCTGTTGGGGTACTCCCGGCACCTGTTCAACTGGACGTACCTCATCCGGATATAAAATGGTTTCCATCACCAAGATGTTCCGATAGACACGCAGGGCCGCTAAAGAACTTTTGTTTCGCAAAATCACCTTGGCTATGGCGATTTTTCCCGTCTGTTCCATCGCCGTACGGAGAAGTGCATATGCTTTGCCGCCTGTTTCCTGGGGAGAAAGGTAATAACTTTTGACAAAATAGATGGGGTCGATTTCCTGCAAATGGACAAAGTCCATGATCTCAATGTTTTTATTCCGTTCAGGGGATAAATTTTTTATTTCCTCATCATGAATCAAGACATACTGCCCCGGCTGGAATTCATATCCTTTGATCAGTTCTTCCGGCGGTACGGGTCGTTCGCAGGTAGGGCAATGGCGCTGGTAACGGATGGGAGTATGACAGGGTTGATGCAGCGTTTTGAAGTGAATATCCTTTTCTTCTGTTGCCGCGAACATCCGTATCGGGATGTTGACCATGCCGAAGCTGATGGCCCCTTTCCACATCGTATGCATGGGCGTTCCTCCCATTCTCGATGAGACATCTTTAATGATCATGATGTCCATCTGGATGCCCTCGCATGTTGCCATCTTCAGGGATGCCATCCATCCGGCCTCCGACGGCGGAAA
It encodes:
- a CDS encoding Ku protein — encoded protein: MHTMWKGAISFGMVNIPIRMFAATEEKDIHFKTLHQPCHTPIRYQRHCPTCERPVPPEELIKGYEFQPGQYVLIHDEEIKNLSPERNKNIEIMDFVHLQEIDPIYFVKSYYLSPQETGGKAYALLRTAMEQTGKIAIAKVILRNKSSLAALRVYRNILVMETILYPDEVRPVEQVPGVPQQENLQEKELQLAVQLVEQLTTPFEPEKYIDDYRHALLELIEKKRDGIDVQAPPPAAAAGQVIDLMEALKASLESAGNAGKKKRGKESGKRRKEKEPAVTH